A window from Bacteroidales bacterium encodes these proteins:
- a CDS encoding low specificity L-threonine aldolase, with protein sequence MNDTPSRGFASDNNAGIHPLLLESIANANKGHVVAYGDDIYTTEAVNALKKHFGEKIEAYFVLTGTGANVLSLTSLTRSFNAVICAETAHINTDECGAPEKFTNCKLIAIPTPDGKLTPALVRPKLIGFGFEHHVQCKVISISQPTEMGTVYSPGEIKELSALALEFGMFLHMDGARLANAAVTLDLPFSGFTSEAGVDVLSFGGTKNGMMSGESVIFFNGELAADFKYNRKQSMQLVSKMRFIGAQFSTYLNTGLWKDNASHANRMARLLAEKVKSFQQVKITQKVEANAVFAIIPPEITEKLQKKYFFYVWDEHTNEVRWMTSFDTTVEDIEGFVLYLRQLLGGY encoded by the coding sequence ATGAATGATACACCATCCCGCGGATTTGCAAGTGATAATAATGCCGGAATCCACCCACTTCTGCTCGAATCCATAGCCAATGCAAACAAAGGACATGTAGTGGCATACGGTGATGATATTTATACAACCGAAGCCGTAAATGCCCTGAAAAAACATTTTGGTGAGAAAATTGAAGCATATTTTGTGCTAACAGGAACCGGAGCAAACGTTCTCAGCCTGACATCGCTTACGCGGTCGTTTAATGCGGTTATTTGCGCTGAAACAGCCCACATCAACACTGATGAATGCGGGGCACCGGAAAAATTCACAAACTGTAAGCTCATTGCCATTCCCACTCCGGATGGAAAATTAACACCAGCCCTTGTCCGCCCTAAACTTATTGGTTTCGGGTTTGAGCACCATGTTCAGTGCAAGGTGATTTCGATCAGTCAGCCTACTGAAATGGGAACTGTTTATTCACCTGGGGAAATAAAAGAATTATCAGCGCTGGCATTAGAATTTGGCATGTTTCTCCACATGGACGGAGCCCGCCTGGCCAATGCCGCTGTGACTCTTGATTTGCCATTTTCCGGTTTCACTTCCGAAGCCGGAGTTGATGTCCTTTCTTTCGGAGGTACAAAAAACGGAATGATGTCGGGCGAATCGGTCATTTTCTTTAATGGTGAACTGGCGGCTGACTTCAAATATAACAGGAAACAGAGTATGCAGCTGGTTTCAAAAATGAGGTTTATTGGTGCACAATTCAGTACATATCTTAATACCGGGCTTTGGAAAGATAATGCATCCCATGCAAACCGGATGGCCAGGCTACTTGCTGAAAAGGTGAAATCGTTTCAACAGGTAAAAATCACCCAGAAGGTGGAAGCAAACGCTGTATTTGCAATAATTCCGCCGGAAATCACTGAAAAACTGCAGAAAAAGTACTTCTTTTATGTTTGGGATGAACATACAAATGAAGTTCGGTGGATGACTTCATTTGATACCACTGTTGAAGACATTGAAGGATTCGTCTTATATCTCCGCCAACTCCTTGGAGGTTATTAG
- a CDS encoding T9SS type A sorting domain-containing protein, protein MSKPIFLLFILISVPSLLLAQKSEGGKPYSFKMSVLKSTEIPSVSLKALDMETLTSNNAAQTEPVPYGIFTDTLLDVKSAGKKDIITGHGTIWRLEISSPNARSLQVYFSKYVIPEGASLFIYNNRNQNIKGAFTKKNMQPGSVLMLADFEGNNVTIEYFEPQQTEFEGKLVIGSIGQAFGDVLQSESGTSGFININCPIGKNVQLDKHSVAKMSFRSGQYQVTCSGGLINNTRNDGMPYFITANHCMTTQDEASTLVTYYNYEIAGCNGTQLNSPSLSGASLLYTYQPSDFTLVRLNEIPTAEYQPYYAGWDARDNPTDSVTAIHVPYGNTKKISLDYDSIISNDISVTWDDDSRSPRLSHWVIGFDEGSTSQGSSGSPLFNKKHQIIGQLHGGDDIQAYYGKFSYSYSHKATGFLAVSHYLDPDSSGILAINGYYPSENIPDAFFTSEFEQVCHNTPIQLDDHSVFEPYDRQWKITPATFNFVESTSESSEHPIIEFLQDTVYNVTLNLSRNDSVLSEESLDITSGDSINVTVKASQSGNICDCDFNSIQLSAEGADAYTWTVENNSLDKVEFTNSNGKSTVLKRKPEFKASSDYIVEFRVTGQQASCLNSQVLSYKLIKPDNDDIENAALLIYGKSESFDNICASVQSNEPIPPHTDCVSQKSWCDEYGNGENIVENSVWFKFIAGTTGRVTISSSGFDNELALYAADSAAAILNGNYTLIGASDDRSDSDYRPMLTSATVVPGKTYWVQVDGSGGGLEDLFTVTLTSVLPTASEQVSSEVTIVYPQPASDMVYIQNSRWTEHEARVVVYNTSGACIQDEHKSVNTNGITLNTSAWQPGIYIAAITVGGEQFITRIAKK, encoded by the coding sequence ATGAGCAAACCCATTTTTCTTTTATTTATCCTTATTTCTGTTCCATCCCTGTTGCTTGCACAGAAATCCGAAGGAGGAAAACCCTATTCTTTCAAAATGTCTGTGCTTAAAAGCACAGAAATCCCTTCTGTAAGTCTGAAGGCGCTGGATATGGAAACTCTTACCAGTAATAATGCAGCTCAGACTGAACCTGTACCTTACGGTATTTTTACCGACACCCTGCTGGATGTAAAATCAGCTGGTAAAAAAGATATCATTACAGGACATGGAACAATCTGGAGGTTAGAAATCAGCAGTCCCAATGCCAGGTCACTTCAGGTTTACTTTTCGAAATATGTGATTCCTGAAGGAGCTTCACTTTTTATTTACAATAACCGGAATCAAAATATAAAGGGTGCGTTCACCAAAAAGAACATGCAACCCGGTTCGGTTTTGATGTTGGCTGATTTTGAAGGCAATAATGTCACAATTGAATATTTCGAACCTCAACAGACAGAATTTGAAGGAAAATTGGTGATAGGGTCAATTGGACAGGCCTTTGGGGATGTGCTCCAATCAGAGAGCGGAACTTCAGGATTCATTAACATTAATTGCCCGATTGGAAAGAATGTCCAGCTCGATAAACATTCGGTGGCCAAGATGTCTTTCCGTTCAGGGCAGTACCAGGTAACCTGCTCAGGAGGTCTGATTAACAATACACGCAACGATGGAATGCCTTATTTTATTACTGCCAATCATTGCATGACTACCCAGGACGAAGCATCCACACTAGTTACTTATTATAATTACGAGATAGCGGGTTGCAACGGTACACAGCTAAATTCTCCAAGCCTTTCAGGTGCATCCTTATTATATACCTATCAGCCATCCGATTTTACCCTTGTCAGGCTTAACGAAATTCCTACAGCCGAGTATCAGCCTTATTATGCCGGGTGGGATGCCAGGGATAATCCAACGGACAGCGTAACAGCAATTCATGTTCCATATGGAAACACTAAAAAAATATCACTCGATTATGACAGCATTATTTCGAATGATATTTCTGTTACATGGGATGACGACAGCCGTTCACCCCGGCTGAGCCACTGGGTTATTGGATTCGATGAAGGAAGCACGAGCCAGGGATCATCAGGATCTCCGCTATTTAATAAGAAACATCAGATCATTGGCCAGTTACACGGCGGTGATGATATTCAGGCGTACTATGGTAAATTCAGTTACAGTTATTCGCATAAAGCAACGGGGTTTCTTGCCGTTTCACATTACCTCGATCCTGACAGCAGCGGTATCCTGGCAATTAACGGGTATTACCCGTCAGAAAATATCCCGGATGCCTTTTTTACATCGGAATTTGAACAGGTTTGTCATAACACTCCCATACAACTTGATGATCATTCTGTATTTGAACCATATGATCGGCAATGGAAAATTACACCGGCTACCTTTAATTTTGTGGAGAGTACTTCAGAATCTTCAGAACATCCGATAATAGAATTTCTGCAGGATACCGTGTACAATGTAACACTTAATCTTAGTCGCAATGACTCGGTTCTTTCAGAGGAATCCCTTGACATAACTTCAGGCGATTCAATAAATGTTACTGTTAAGGCCAGTCAATCAGGGAATATCTGCGATTGTGACTTCAACAGTATTCAATTATCGGCTGAAGGCGCTGATGCTTATACATGGACTGTTGAAAATAACAGTCTGGACAAGGTGGAATTCACGAATTCAAACGGTAAATCCACCGTTTTAAAAAGGAAACCCGAATTTAAGGCAAGTTCAGATTATATTGTTGAGTTCCGAGTAACCGGTCAACAGGCTTCATGCCTTAATTCACAGGTTCTCAGTTATAAACTGATCAAACCCGATAATGATGATATAGAGAACGCTGCTTTGCTCATTTACGGCAAAAGTGAAAGTTTTGATAACATATGCGCCTCGGTGCAGTCTAATGAACCCATACCACCTCATACGGATTGCGTATCGCAGAAGTCATGGTGTGATGAATACGGCAACGGTGAAAATATTGTTGAGAACAGTGTGTGGTTTAAATTTATCGCCGGAACCACAGGAAGAGTGACAATTTCATCATCAGGTTTTGATAATGAGCTGGCACTTTATGCAGCAGATTCAGCAGCAGCTATATTGAACGGAAATTATACCCTCATTGGGGCAAGTGATGACAGGAGCGATTCGGATTATAGACCAATGCTCACTTCAGCAACAGTTGTTCCCGGTAAGACATACTGGGTTCAGGTTGACGGAAGTGGTGGCGGACTTGAAGATCTTTTTACTGTAACACTGACATCAGTCTTACCCACAGCAAGTGAACAGGTATCTTCAGAAGTGACAATAGTATATCCACAACCGGCATCGGATATGGTTTACATACAAAACAGCCGCTGGACTGAACACGAAGCCAGGGTTGTTGTTTATAACACTTCCGGAGCCTGTATTCAGGATGAACATAAGAGTGTGAATACAAATGGTATTACATTGAATACCTCAGCATGGCAACCCGGAATTTATATTGCCGCAATAACTGTGGGAGGTGAACAGTTTATTACAAGGATAGCTAAAAAGTAA
- the rlmN gene encoding 23S rRNA (adenine(2503)-C(2))-methyltransferase RlmN codes for MSEKENLFGKTIGEIKEITEAGNLPGYAVKQITDWLYKKGVSSIEEMTNLPKVVREHLGSKYYIGLKPPAKHQLSSDGTKKYLFEVKSRKFVEAVFIPEPDRATLCLSSQIGCKMGCAFCMTARQGFQGNLTPGDILNQVMALPEREQLSNYVFMGMGEPLANTENLLKSLEIMTSSYGLGLSPSRITVSTIGIIPGLEQVIDNSKCHIAISLHSPFDEERQQLMPVQKIFPVTRVIDTLKRKTFDRQRRISFEYIMFKGINDTARHINGLTRLLNGLRCRINLIRYHSIPDAPFEASDENTIQWFKERLNEKGILTTIRASRGKDIFAACGMLSTSHQAAENL; via the coding sequence ATGTCGGAAAAGGAGAATTTATTCGGGAAAACAATCGGGGAAATCAAAGAGATCACAGAAGCAGGCAATCTTCCCGGATATGCTGTAAAACAAATAACAGACTGGTTATATAAAAAAGGTGTTTCTTCTATCGAAGAAATGACCAATCTTCCCAAGGTTGTTCGTGAACACCTGGGTTCAAAGTATTATATCGGACTTAAGCCACCTGCAAAACACCAGTTGTCATCTGACGGTACAAAAAAATACCTGTTTGAAGTAAAGTCAAGAAAATTTGTTGAAGCTGTATTTATACCGGAACCGGACCGGGCGACACTTTGTCTTTCATCGCAGATTGGCTGCAAAATGGGTTGTGCCTTTTGCATGACTGCAAGACAGGGATTCCAGGGGAACCTGACTCCGGGTGATATCCTTAACCAGGTTATGGCATTGCCCGAAAGAGAACAGTTATCGAATTACGTTTTTATGGGTATGGGCGAACCCCTTGCCAATACTGAAAACCTGCTGAAAAGCCTTGAAATTATGACATCATCCTATGGCCTGGGATTGAGTCCTTCACGAATAACCGTTTCAACAATTGGTATTATACCCGGTCTTGAACAGGTTATTGATAACAGCAAATGTCATATTGCAATTAGTCTTCATTCTCCTTTTGACGAAGAAAGACAGCAACTGATGCCGGTTCAGAAGATATTTCCTGTAACCAGGGTAATTGATACCCTGAAAAGAAAGACTTTTGACCGGCAAAGGCGAATTTCTTTCGAATACATTATGTTTAAAGGTATAAATGACACGGCACGCCATATAAATGGTTTGACCCGGTTATTGAACGGTCTCAGGTGCAGGATCAACCTGATCCGGTATCATTCCATTCCCGATGCCCCGTTTGAAGCTTCGGATGAAAATACAATACAATGGTTTAAAGAGAGGCTTAATGAAAAGGGTATCCTTACAACAATACGGGCATCAAGGGGAAAAGACATTTTTGCTGCATGCGGCATGTTGTCCACCAGTCACCAGGCGGCTGAAAATCTATAA
- a CDS encoding ATP-binding protein — translation MKVAVIISIVFQLLAAIYALSLTRYTKFNISWVLISVAFLLIAVRGILDLVPFYYKDLQTELYLIDRLLEIAIAVLLLLGVIFIRRLFKFLKRIDEFRRDSENKVLQAIMQTEEKERRQLAKDLHDGIGPLLSNIKMSVSALDKSQMTPFNQTVVDNISNLINESITSLKLTSNSLSPHILDSFGLASAVNAFAENFKHLGKIDISFSNNIEDFRFETPVETNLYRIICELIHNTIKHASACNVSLLIHYHESKLIVQYFDDGVGFDPDDSGNGNINGMGISNMHSRLKALNGEIEIRRILPRGMMTSITLKTKPKNPPHAKA, via the coding sequence ATGAAGGTGGCGGTCATAATTTCTATTGTCTTTCAATTACTTGCTGCAATTTATGCGTTAAGCCTGACTCGTTATACGAAGTTTAACATCAGTTGGGTTCTTATTTCAGTTGCCTTTCTGCTGATTGCTGTGAGAGGAATTCTGGATCTTGTTCCTTTTTATTATAAGGATCTTCAGACGGAACTGTATCTTATCGATCGCCTGCTTGAAATTGCCATTGCCGTATTATTGCTCCTTGGTGTGATCTTTATAAGGAGGTTGTTCAAGTTTTTAAAAAGAATTGACGAATTCAGGCGTGATTCGGAAAACAAGGTCCTCCAGGCGATTATGCAGACTGAGGAAAAAGAAAGAAGGCAGTTGGCGAAGGACTTACACGACGGCATAGGGCCTTTGCTGTCGAATATTAAAATGTCCGTGTCGGCGCTTGATAAATCGCAAATGACACCTTTCAACCAGACGGTTGTTGATAATATCAGTAACCTGATCAACGAGTCAATTACTTCCTTAAAGCTTACGTCGAACAGCCTGAGCCCGCATATCCTTGACAGTTTCGGGTTAGCCAGCGCTGTAAATGCATTTGCTGAAAATTTCAAACACCTGGGAAAAATTGATATCAGCTTCAGTAATAACATTGAGGACTTCCGGTTTGAAACTCCTGTAGAGACGAATTTATACAGGATCATTTGCGAACTTATTCACAATACAATTAAACACGCCAGTGCCTGTAATGTATCTTTATTGATCCATTACCATGAAAGCAAACTCATCGTGCAGTATTTTGATGACGGTGTCGGATTTGACCCGGATGATTCCGGTAATGGTAATATTAATGGAATGGGAATTTCAAACATGCATTCACGGCTCAAAGCGCTGAACGGTGAAATTGAGATCCGCAGGATCCTTCCCAGGGGCATGATGACCAGTATAACCCTGAAAACAAAACCTAAAAATCCTCCGCATGCAAAAGCTTAA
- a CDS encoding response regulator transcription factor — translation MQKLNILIVDDHKLFREGLKLLLSNLDEIGEVWEASDGDIFLNMIRNCSPDLVLMDIEMPKVNGIEATAKALEINPDLKIMALSMYGDEEYFQKMIDAGVCGFLLKNSEFSEVKRAITTAAQGNNYFTEEILYRLVNRFKSKAPQTEPTVALSDREIEVLQLICKGLSNQEIAEKLFISKRTVDHHRASLLTKTETRNTASLVIYAIKHKMIEI, via the coding sequence ATGCAAAAGCTTAACATCCTGATTGTAGATGATCATAAATTATTTCGTGAGGGACTGAAACTGTTATTATCAAATCTTGATGAAATCGGCGAAGTGTGGGAAGCTTCTGACGGGGATATCTTTCTGAATATGATCAGGAACTGTTCGCCTGACCTTGTTCTTATGGACATAGAAATGCCTAAGGTAAACGGCATTGAAGCAACTGCAAAGGCTTTGGAAATCAATCCTGATTTAAAAATTATGGCTTTGTCGATGTATGGCGATGAAGAGTATTTTCAGAAAATGATTGATGCGGGAGTATGCGGATTTTTACTAAAAAATTCCGAGTTTTCCGAAGTAAAAAGAGCCATAACCACGGCTGCACAGGGCAATAATTATTTTACGGAAGAGATTTTATACAGGCTTGTAAACCGGTTCAAATCAAAGGCCCCGCAAACTGAACCTACTGTTGCTCTTTCCGACAGGGAAATTGAGGTTCTTCAGCTTATCTGCAAAGGATTATCCAACCAGGAAATCGCTGAGAAGCTTTTCATAAGCAAAAGAACAGTGGATCATCACAGGGCAAGCCTTCTTACAAAAACTGAAACAAGGAACACAGCAAGTCTGGTCATTTATGCGATCAAGCATAAAATGATTGAGATCTGA
- a CDS encoding FAD-linked oxidase C-terminal domain-containing protein: MATLSKNLSAFGKDIKGDLYTDTKYRLLYATDASAYREMPLAVARPANDEDIRKLILFAAENRTTLIPRTAGTSLAGQVVGNGIVVDVSRYFNEIREINKSESWVRLQPGIVLDELNLKLQSDNLFFGPETSTSNRCMIGGMVGNNACGAHSLIYGSTRDHLLEVRGFLSNGEEVVFNSMNDAAFNQHLSGKRLENDLYRNIHDILSNPKNQTEIINGYPDPLIKRRNTGYALDLLLQCSPFTTGGPDFNFSRLIAGSEGTLLFVTEIKLNLIPAPPKTKGLLCVHFNTLEEALEANLVCLKHNPGAIELMDSTILECTKSNISQRKNRFFVQGDPGAILIVEWARPTLDEIKQHAAALEAELKKAGLGYHFPLITGDDINKVWALRKSGLGVLSNIPGDAKPVSLVEDTAVRPDSLPGYIRDMKGLLSKYGLSCVYHAHAATGELHMRPVIDLKDPKGVEMFRKVASDVAHLVKKYRGSLSGEHGDGRLRGEFIPVIVGQSNFELMKQVKKTWDPNGVFNKGKITDTPKMDSFLRTRDVAKSAVHFKTFFDHSSTLGFVRHVEQCNGSGDCRKSHLMGGTMCPSYMATRDEDTTTRARANALREYLLNPSSDNKMSLGAVYDVLDLCLSCKGCKSECPSNVDMAKLKAEFLQHYHDKRGISLTTWMIANIARIHKINSNFPWLYNSLLKSNLISGMVKGVLGFSAKRTVPLLSPKSFEHWLKENNYLKNGVTPAEGSPELYLFMDEFTNYLDAEIGMAAIKLLKKLNYRVNVLSSRESGRTFLSKGLLRKARRIAEYNIDVYSKVIDPGHVLVGIEPSAILAFRDEYPELVRENYRSRARQVASNCYTLDEFISREFEAGRIDRSLFTSEKQHIKLHGHCQQKAIATTATLKTMLTIPENYSVEEIKSGCCGMAGAFGYEKKHYDVSMKIGELVLFPAVRNAEPGTLICASGTSCRQQIIDGTGTEALHPAEILYRALK; the protein is encoded by the coding sequence ATGGCTACTTTAAGCAAAAATCTCAGCGCTTTCGGAAAAGATATTAAAGGTGACCTTTACACCGATACAAAATACAGACTGTTATATGCAACCGATGCCTCTGCTTATCGTGAAATGCCCCTGGCTGTTGCCAGACCTGCAAACGACGAAGACATCAGAAAACTGATCCTGTTTGCTGCAGAAAACAGAACCACCCTGATCCCAAGAACAGCCGGAACCTCACTGGCAGGACAGGTGGTAGGAAACGGCATAGTTGTAGATGTTTCGAGATATTTCAATGAAATAAGGGAAATTAACAAAAGTGAATCGTGGGTCAGGCTTCAACCCGGCATTGTGCTTGATGAACTGAACCTCAAACTTCAATCCGATAATCTTTTTTTCGGACCTGAAACATCCACTTCCAATCGATGCATGATCGGGGGTATGGTAGGCAACAACGCCTGCGGAGCTCATTCACTGATTTATGGCAGTACAAGGGATCACCTGCTTGAAGTAAGAGGTTTCCTGAGTAATGGTGAAGAAGTGGTGTTCAATTCAATGAATGACGCGGCTTTTAACCAGCATCTTTCAGGTAAGCGACTTGAAAATGATCTGTACCGTAATATTCATGATATATTAAGCAACCCGAAAAATCAAACTGAAATCATTAATGGCTACCCCGATCCGCTTATAAAACGCAGAAACACGGGTTATGCCCTTGACCTGTTACTTCAATGCAGTCCCTTTACCACGGGTGGCCCGGATTTTAACTTCTCCAGGCTCATTGCCGGTTCTGAAGGAACGCTTCTTTTTGTTACCGAAATCAAACTGAATCTTATTCCTGCACCTCCCAAAACTAAGGGATTGCTTTGTGTGCATTTCAATACACTTGAAGAAGCACTCGAAGCCAACCTGGTTTGCCTGAAACACAACCCGGGTGCGATTGAGTTAATGGACAGTACCATACTCGAATGCACGAAATCAAACATATCGCAAAGAAAGAACAGGTTTTTTGTACAGGGCGATCCGGGTGCTATCCTTATTGTTGAATGGGCCAGGCCAACCCTTGATGAAATAAAACAGCATGCGGCAGCCCTGGAGGCTGAATTGAAGAAGGCAGGCCTGGGTTATCATTTCCCGCTTATTACCGGTGATGATATAAATAAGGTTTGGGCTCTTAGAAAATCGGGCCTTGGTGTGCTTTCCAATATCCCGGGGGATGCCAAGCCGGTGTCTCTTGTTGAAGATACTGCTGTTCGGCCTGATTCACTTCCCGGCTATATCCGCGATATGAAGGGATTGCTTTCCAAGTACGGCCTCAGCTGTGTTTATCATGCTCATGCCGCCACCGGGGAATTGCATATGCGCCCTGTAATCGATCTGAAAGATCCGAAGGGAGTTGAAATGTTCCGCAAAGTTGCATCCGATGTAGCCCACCTGGTTAAAAAATACAGGGGCTCTTTAAGCGGTGAACATGGCGACGGAAGACTGAGGGGTGAATTTATCCCTGTAATCGTCGGACAATCGAATTTTGAACTGATGAAGCAGGTTAAGAAAACCTGGGATCCGAATGGCGTTTTCAACAAGGGTAAAATTACCGACACTCCGAAAATGGATTCTTTCCTTCGGACAAGAGATGTTGCCAAAAGCGCCGTACATTTCAAAACATTTTTTGACCATTCATCCACGCTTGGATTTGTCCGTCATGTAGAACAGTGCAATGGATCCGGGGATTGCCGTAAATCACATTTAATGGGCGGTACAATGTGTCCAAGTTACATGGCCACACGTGATGAGGATACCACCACAAGAGCAAGAGCCAATGCACTTAGGGAATACCTGCTTAATCCTTCATCCGACAATAAGATGTCTCTCGGCGCTGTGTATGACGTTCTTGATCTCTGTCTTTCATGCAAGGGCTGCAAATCAGAATGTCCTTCCAATGTGGACATGGCAAAACTGAAGGCAGAATTCCTTCAGCATTACCACGACAAACGGGGCATATCACTTACAACCTGGATGATTGCCAACATCGCCAGGATTCATAAAATAAACAGCAACTTTCCCTGGCTCTATAACAGCCTGTTGAAAAGCAATCTTATCAGCGGCATGGTGAAAGGAGTTCTCGGATTTTCAGCGAAACGCACTGTTCCGCTCTTGTCGCCAAAGAGTTTTGAACATTGGCTGAAGGAAAACAACTATCTGAAAAACGGAGTGACACCGGCCGAGGGGAGTCCTGAATTATACCTGTTCATGGATGAGTTCACCAATTACCTCGATGCGGAAATCGGCATGGCTGCAATTAAACTGCTGAAAAAGCTTAATTACAGGGTGAACGTATTATCATCAAGGGAAAGCGGAAGAACATTTCTATCAAAGGGACTTTTAAGGAAAGCCCGACGTATTGCGGAATATAATATAGATGTTTACAGTAAGGTCATTGATCCGGGTCATGTCCTGGTAGGTATTGAGCCTTCTGCAATTCTTGCATTCCGCGATGAGTATCCTGAACTTGTCAGGGAAAACTACAGGAGCAGGGCACGACAGGTAGCATCCAACTGCTACACGTTGGATGAATTCATTTCGCGTGAATTTGAAGCAGGAAGAATTGACCGGTCCTTATTTACATCAGAGAAACAGCATATTAAACTGCACGGACATTGCCAGCAAAAAGCAATTGCCACAACGGCGACATTGAAAACAATGCTGACTATTCCTGAAAATTACAGTGTGGAAGAGATCAAGTCGGGTTGTTGCGGTATGGCAGGCGCCTTTGGCTATGAAAAGAAACACTATGATGTTTCAATGAAAATAGGGGAGCTTGTTTTGTTCCCTGCTGTCAGAAATGCGGAACCCGGTACACTGATCTGCGCATCAGGAACCAGTTGCCGCCAGCAAATTATTGATGGTACGGGGACTGAAGCACTGCATCCGGCTGAGATTTTGTACAGAGCTTTGAAATAA
- the pta gene encoding phosphate acetyltransferase, whose protein sequence is MKLIDQIKENAKKNKQRIVLPESYEERTLKAADEILGNGIADIILIGTRESIQASSKKYNLVNLDKATIIDADRYEKIEAYANMMVELRKSKGLTKDEALQLLKNPLYLATVMIKYGDADGEVAGADNATGDVLRPAFQYVKTLPGISVVSGAFLMFLQDKNYGENGLMVFADCAVHPNPTDKELAEIAVATAKTTRAIAQIEPRVAMLSFSTKGSAKHEMVDKVISATAIAKQMNPSLKIDGELQADAAIVESVGLKKAPGSEIAGKANVLIFPTLETGNICYKLVQRLGHAEAIGPVLQGMAAPINDLSRGCSVGDIVDLIAITANQAIDSK, encoded by the coding sequence ATGAAGCTTATAGATCAAATAAAGGAAAACGCCAAAAAGAATAAACAACGGATCGTTTTACCTGAAAGTTATGAAGAAAGGACCCTCAAAGCCGCTGACGAGATTCTCGGAAACGGAATAGCAGACATTATTTTAATTGGGACACGGGAATCCATTCAGGCAAGTTCCAAAAAGTATAATCTTGTCAACCTGGATAAGGCAACTATTATCGATGCAGACCGTTACGAGAAGATTGAGGCATATGCCAACATGATGGTCGAGTTACGCAAGTCAAAGGGATTAACAAAGGACGAAGCATTACAGTTACTGAAGAATCCTTTGTACCTGGCAACAGTAATGATTAAATACGGCGATGCAGACGGTGAAGTAGCCGGCGCTGACAATGCAACCGGTGATGTGTTGCGTCCTGCTTTTCAGTATGTTAAAACCCTTCCGGGAATCAGTGTTGTGTCCGGTGCGTTTCTTATGTTTTTGCAGGACAAAAACTATGGTGAGAACGGTCTTATGGTTTTTGCCGATTGTGCCGTACATCCGAACCCCACTGATAAAGAACTTGCTGAAATTGCTGTTGCCACTGCCAAAACAACAAGGGCAATTGCTCAGATAGAACCCCGTGTCGCCATGCTGAGCTTCTCAACAAAAGGCAGTGCCAAACATGAAATGGTTGATAAAGTTATAAGTGCCACAGCCATTGCAAAGCAGATGAATCCGTCACTTAAGATTGACGGTGAACTACAGGCAGATGCGGCCATTGTGGAATCTGTAGGTTTAAAAAAGGCCCCGGGAAGCGAAATAGCCGGTAAGGCCAATGTACTGATATTCCCCACTCTCGAAACAGGAAATATCTGTTATAAGCTTGTTCAGCGGCTTGGCCACGCTGAAGCCATTGGCCCCGTGCTTCAGGGTATGGCTGCCCCGATAAACGACCTTTCGAGAGGTTGTTCAGTAGGTGATATTGTTGATCTGATAGCTATTACGGCTAATCAGGCAATCGATTCAAAGTAA